CAGGCACTCTATGTCCCCACCCCTCAGAGAGACCCTCACCAGGAGCACGAAGAAGACGAAGAAGACATAGGTGACAAAGTAGGCAGGGCCCAGGATGCGGTTGGCATTGTCGATAGCATTGTAGTCAAAGTCCCCGAGGATTATCCGGAACTGAGTGAAACTGAGAGACCAGGTCTGGGCTTTACCCAGAGCCTAACAAACACCCCCCATCCCACTTTCCTAATCACAGACAGACCCCTCACCACACGTTCACCCCAATCTGATAGACACAGGGCAGGGTGCTTAGATTGTTTAAGCACACACACCAGGGCTTCTGGAGACCCTCACACAGACGCTTTAAACGCAGACACGCAGACACGCACATACCCATCTTCCCCAAGGATACATACACCCGTGGAACTGGAGGGTGAGGGGCCAGGGAGGAGTGAAAGGGGcaggacacacacatgcacttgaTGAAAGTGCTGAAGTTTTCCACTTGGGTCCCGAAAAGCAGGTAGCCGAGTTGGGCATAGGCGAAGAAAACAATGAAGAACATGACGGCGAAGCCCAGGATGTCCTTGGCACAGCGGGCCAGCGTGGAGGAGAGCTGGGTCATGGTTTTGTTGAAGCTGATGTACTTGAATACCTGGAAGGACCATGTTGAACCAAGGGAtgaagaaggaaaagggaaaagcatTGAAAAGTCCATGCCAAGGGCCTATGGAGGCCACAGGAGTTGCCAAGCCAGACAAAGAAAATGAGACACATATTGAAGAAGGGAgaatgatacaaaaattagctgggcgtggtggcacgcacctgtaattccagctacttgggaggctgaggcagagaatcacttgaacctgggaggcagaagttgcagtgagctgagattgcaccactgcactccagtctgggcaactgaTTGAGGGACATACTGGgaccattaaaacaaaacaaaacaaaacaaaaacaaaaacaaaaacaaaaaacagctgggcacggcagctcactcctgcaatcccagcactttgggaggctgaggcaggtggatggctcaaggtcaggagttcgagagcagcctggccaacatggtgaaacctcgtctctactaaaaatacaaaaagttagctgggtgtggtggtgcatgcctgtaatcccagctactcaggaggctgaggcaggagaattgcttcaacccgggaggcagagggtgcagtgaactgagatcatgccattgtactccagccagacaacagagtgagacttcgtctcaaaaaaaaaaaaaaaaaaaaaaatgtcaggggCGGTGGCTcgtgcatgtaatcctagcactctgagaggctgaggtaggcagatcacctgaggttgggagttcgagaccaccctggccaactggtgaaaccccgtctccacaaaaaatacaaaaattagccaggcgtggtggtgggtgcctgtagtcccagctactcaggaggctgaggcaggagaatcacttgaactcaggaggtggaggttgcagtgagccgagatcgcccccacttcactccagcctgggcaagagcgagactccatctcaaaaaaaaaaaaaaaagaaaagaaaaaaaaagaagggagaatgAGTGCGCCTTGAAGCAAAGCTGGGTGTGGGAATCCCAGGTACCTTGATCCAGGCGAAGAAGAGGTTGACAGCATTCATGTTGTTGTACTGTGTCTGCCAGAAGGCGAGGAACTCGAAGTCTGCATACGTGTTTGGCTGCTGCAGGAGCTTCCCCATGAGCCGATTCACCTCAAGGGTTCGGAATATGTGGAAGCCCACAGCCACAATGGAGAGCTGTCACACAGGGGTAATGGGGGTGTCAGAGAAGGCAAGGGGATCTCAAGGGAAGTTCCAAGATGAGGCCCCAAGGGAGAGTCAGGGTAGGTAAGACAGGTGGGAAAAAAGCCTTCCTTGCTGACTTGCTCACTATCTCAGTTTCAAATGGAACTGGGTAGGATGACTGGGGAGCATCTTAAGTGTTCCAAAGCCCAAGAGAAGGCATTGGGGACAGTGGTAAATATTAATGTATAGATTGTAAAGGGCTGTAGGGAACTGGAACCAGTCATTTCCTTCCGCTCCCACCACTTCCAAGCTTTGGTCAGGAATTGAATGTGTCTTGTTAATAGGAGGGAGATGAAGATGAAGGGGCAGAATATTTGAATAGAAGACAAAAGGCATGGGTTTCCACAGAACAGGTCATAAAGACAAAAGACAAGAGAGGAGCAGAATatagtacattaaaaaaaaaagcagggctcAGATGACaggtgaggaggagaggagatgtgagagacagggtttcccaagGGCTGAGAGAGGGGAACATGTCCCTCTCACTTAGGGAGCTGTTAAACGATGATTTGACCAAAAGTCAGAAGGAGGGCTTAGGGCTCCAAAAGGAAGAACCTGGAGCCCCTATTAGGGTGGAACTCCCTCCTCACCCCAGAATGTCCCAAGTCCTAGATATCTGTCCCTCACCAAGATGACCACCATGTCCAGTATGTTCCAGATGCTGCTGAGGTAGCGAAGCCGGTGAATATGGAGCTCCAGGATCTCTTCCACCACATAGTAGAAGATGAAGACACAGAAGATGACCTCACAGCCAACGATAAAGAAGTCCCAGTTGCTGACATAGCGGATCAGCTTGACTGTGCGGATTTGCCAGGATGGGATGGCACCTCCTGTAGCTGGAAACTCCACCACCAGCCTATAGGGGGAGGGGGAGATGTCCAGTGGAGCCTTGGCTGGGACGGCTCCTcccacttcctctcctctccacccccaccACAGGGTACGAGTTTAGGGAAGGGTCTCATGCACAAGAGACGGGAACCAGGAGCCATGGACAGGGTGATAAAGTAGGGAAAGGGGGCTCACCTCAGGACACAGAAAAGATTGATATTGGCATTGTAGACTGAGAAGTCGATGAACACCACTCGAGTGCCCCTGTCCAGCCACAGCCCCTCCTGAAGGTCCCGGAGAGCCTCTGCACTACCCTGTCGGGATCCTGGAAGGTCCAGGTAGTAGCCACCTCCGCTGTAGCTTGTGAGCCTGCCCCAGTGGGAGGAGCCCCCCAACTCATCCTGCGAGTGGTATGTCCACCTGCCACAGAAAACGCCGGCTGAGCCAGCCCAAAAGTTCATCTCCCAAGGCAATGACAATGCTTTATCATTGTCTGGGCTTTACAGGTTtacatattgtgtgtgtgtgtgtgtgtgtgtgtgtgtgtgtatgagatatgtgatatatacatatataatgtatcatTTATTATTCTGTTTGATACTAACAACCATTTGAGAAGGGAGAGTGAATATTATCCACATTTTGCAGAAAAGGAAACTATGAAAGAGGTTACTGAGATAATCCAGCTATAAATGACAGAACTGAAACTCAAATGTAAATCTGATTTTTCACTACGTCACTCAAAGATTTGGATGACAAAGCCAAGCCCCACTTTTGGCCCACCTTGAATAGTCCCCCTAAGGGAAGCACCTGGACCAGGAGGAAAAGATCCTCCAGCTCTGTGATTGCACATCAGGCTCCTTCACCCCATGTTTCTCCATTCTATCCACTAAACTTTCTACCCTGGGTGCTTATTTCCTCCCTCTTCTGTCCTGTCCAccctttcccccttcctccctaATTTGTCATCCATCCTTGACCCCTTGCTGCTCCATATATCAATCTCAAGGGTTGGGGTCTTCAATTTCACCCATTTTGTATACCCCTAACCAACTTCTAGGCAAGAAAGGAAGCTTTCCCTGGAAGGACTACATGCAAGGTAGGACAAGTGTGATTGCAACCTGTGTGTGGGAACAAGTCTGGAGGCTATGGCTGTGTTTGCTAACTTACCTCCTCTATTCCTGAGTGACACAGACCAAGGTCCCCAAACAGTCACAGCTGGGATTCAGGGAGATGCCCCCCGAAGTCTCTTAAAGAGCTCTGAGGCTCTTTAAGCCTCAGTGGAAGTGGTTCCCAGACCTTGGGATGGTGTCAGGTTTAGAGGGGCAAGCCCTGTGATATTGGTAGGACAGGCTCACTCACGCTGTGCCATTGAAGGGCCCAAAGGGGAGTTGTTCTTCTTTGTCTGGAGAGTAGACATCATAGCAGCTCAGAATGTCCTCCCGGAAGTCTTCATGCACCACACAGGAGTCATTGCGGACCTTTAGCTGCCGCAGCCTCGGAACCCCCAGCAGCATGTTCTCATAGTAGATGAAGGAGTGGGAGCCATGGCCCAGGCTCTGGTTGTTGTACCATTTGGTCCAATACAAACTGTCCAGTAGTGGGCCCTGGGCAAACTGAACCACAAGCTGGCTTGAACCTTACCCAGCCTCCTCCTGACCCCCTACGTTTAGGATGACCTTTGCCCTCATCCTCTGACTCCGCAGCTTGTCTCcagtctgctttttaaaaaattattgttattattattattattttaagggacagagtctcgctttgtcacccaggctggagtgcagtgacacaatctcggctcaccgcaacctctgcctcccaggttcaagcaattctcctgcctcagcctcccgaggagctgggatttcaggcatgcatcactatgcccagctaatttttgtatttttagtagagacagggtttcaccatgttgtccaggctggtcgtgaacaactgacctcaggtgatttgcctgcctcagcctcctaaagtgctgggattacaagtgtgagccaccgtccccggcCTGCTTTTTAAAACTCCTCCATTGACCAATGAACCTTGACCAGAGTCTGACCTGAAGTGGCCCTACTCTTTACTTAAAATTCGTTTTGAAATTCAGCCTTACCTCTGACTCCCGATACTAATCTAACTCCTGGTTTAATTCCCTGATTGCTGTATTAATCCCTTACCCACCTCCACCTGAACTCTAGACTAACCCATTAATTCATCCTGGCCCTTTGACTCAGTCTGATCCCTGACTGATATGATTTCCCAGCATAAGGTCTGATCCATTGTCTGACCTGTGGCCTCAGGCCATtgagaaagagaggggaggggtAGAAAAGATCTTATACTCACATCCCAGAAGTCCGCCATGCTGCTGATGGCCTGAAAGGAGACTCCAGTGTCTGATGGAGTATGTAAGAAGAGCTCAGACATCACTTTGGTGTAGTAATAAGCACTGGAGCTTGTCATTCCATAGGTCACTAGAAAACAACCCAAGAGGCTATGTCCTTCTCACTGTTCCCCCAGAGGAGACAGGAAAGCCTATTGCCCTGGAGCCAGAGATGCTTCCAAGATGGAAGCCCATACCCCATCTGGACCCATCCCCTAGACTTGGTTAGGAGCCTAATGGTGGCATGAGGAAGCCAGGAAATGCATTAGGGAAGGGTTGTAGCTACAatgtctcctcctcttcttccaacCCACCTCAGAAAGACTGAACTCCACTCAGTAGTTGTCTTACATTGTTATTATGAAAATACACTTTTCTTTTCCTGAACCAGCTTAACTTCCCAGTTCTTACTCCCCAGAGCGAAGATATTTCTGCCTTCTGCACTGT
This region of Gorilla gorilla gorilla isolate KB3781 chromosome 8, NHGRI_mGorGor1-v2.1_pri, whole genome shotgun sequence genomic DNA includes:
- the PKD2L1 gene encoding LOW QUALITY PROTEIN: polycystin-2-like protein 1 (The sequence of the model RefSeq protein was modified relative to this genomic sequence to represent the inferred CDS: inserted 2 bases in 1 codon), which translates into the protein MNAVGSPEGQELQKLGSGAWDNPAYSGPPSPHGTLRVCTISSTGPLQPQPKKPEDEPQETAYRTRVSSCCLHICQGIRGLWGTTLTENTAENRELYVKTTLRELLVYIVFLVDICLLTYGMTSSSAYYYTKVMSELFLHTPSDTGVSFQAISSMADFWDFAQGPLLDSLYWTKWYNNQSLGHGSHSFIYYENMLLGVPRLRQLKVRNDSCVVHEDFREDILSCYDVYSPDKEEQLPFGPFNGTAWTYHSQDELGGSSHWGRLTSYSGGGYYLDLPGSRQGSAEALRDLQEGLWLDRGTRVVFIDFSVYNANINLFCVLRLVVEFPATGGAIPSWQIRTVKLIRYVSNWDFFIVGCEVIFCVFIFYYVVEEILELHIHRLRYLSSIWNILDMVVILLSIVAVGFHIFRTLEVNRLMGKLLQQPNTYADFEFLAFWQTQYNNMNAVNLFFAWIKVFKYISFNKTMTQLSSTLARCAKDILGFAVMFFIVFFAYAQLGYLLFGTQVENFSTFIKCIFTQFRIILGDFDYNAIDNANRILGPAYFVTYVFFVFFVLLNMFLAIINDTYSEVKEELAGQKDELQLSDLLKQGYNKTLLRLRLRKERVSDMQKVLQGGEQKIQFEDFTNTLRELGHAEHEITELTATFTKFDRDGNRILDEKEQEKMRQDLEEERVALNTEIEKLGRSIVSSPQGESGPEAARAGGWVSEEFYMLTRRVLQLETVLEGVVSQIDAVGSKLKMLERKGXASPGVKEQAIWKHPQPAPAVTPDPWGVQGGQESEVPYKREEEALEERRLSHGEIPMMQRS